aaaatttaaggcagcaaagatttttttcagtgtgtttttcctctgaaaataattaaatggcaTTAAAATCAGATTTATTGAACTAATAAGCAAAATTGAGTAAAAtgtttgtatgtttgtaaaaatgtcctagtcctggattaatctaaaccctgtccaggaaactgccccaaaATGTCTCATCAGAATTCAAGATAAAGATGATTATTAATGATattgatatttgtacttaatTAGGCCTTAGCACTAGTTTATAAATCACACAAACATTTGACAGTCCTATTCAAATTGTGTGCAATGCAAACATGACAAAGCTATCTATAGTTACTATAGTTACCGGATCTTACCATGGTGTTCCTCCAGATTTGACTTCATCATCAGTCCATGAATGTTTTATGATCAGATTTGATCATTCTCTCTGTGTTGTTACCTAGGCAACAGCTTCCACGAGACCCGCCCTCTCGATCAGAGTAAAGACTTTCCTCTGCGGGGTGGGCGGGGCATCAGGACTGGCAGATCAGGGCCCACCCAATCTCAAATGTTTCCACAAAGAAAACCAATCACAGCACAGGTACAGCTCACCTGTCACAGgtgcacacacatttattagAAGTATTCATGAACAGAGCGATGGATTTATAGATGATTCTCTTATTAGGAACAACATCAGGAGTCTTTGGACCTCATGAGGACTTCTATAGAATACAGCAGGTAAAATTCATCATTGCTATTCACCGCTCCTATATAAGATATCAGTAGTGTACTGTATCATCTCTGTCCTGTTTCAGATGTGAGCTAAAGCCACGGCCCAGTCGAATCCCAGTACGGAGCGCAGTCCCACCTCTCCCGGGCGGTCTGGAGACACCCGCACTGAAAGTGTGGAAACTAATCAAACCCGGAATCAAAAAACACTGGCCAGGTCAGAGTCACACCCATTTAAACAAGACAATTATAATGTGGTGAAAGATTATAAACAACATGCACATGCGTTCTTCCAAATAAAGCCAGAAACATTTATAGGGAATAAAATCAGGTTAATGTGTGCGTTTGGACTTTTAGGTGTGTCTGGGAAAGACGGTTCTTCTCTGCGTCTGACCACCAAAGTTCTGCTGAAGAGTAAAGACCAGAGATCTGTAGACCTCACTTAAACAAACAGGTAACGTACACAAGCATTtctaaaacattaataataataagaaaacattATCAATGCCTTTCATTTCTACAGACCCGAGGAAATCTGTGGATCtactgtacacacacagagacacttCAGGTCTTTACACCTAATCCTCAGCCATTGTTTGTGCTTTGACATTTCAGTAACAGCTCATACACAACAGTCTGTGTCTACAGATACTTAACAGAGTTGTTATACGGATGAAACCTCAACAGATTTAAAGTCTTTATGCCTCATCTTAAAGGCACTTCTGTCCGTTATTGTCGCATTCGTGTTTTGCAGTGAAATTTGATGGACTTTAGTGTTTTTATCCTAAGTTTTATGTGAAAGCTtttataagattttttttaaaggattgtGGTACTGCTTATTAAAGATTCAAAACTCTAATTGAGTAAATTCATCATTGAAATCCTAACACAGATGAGTATAATGTGTCTTTCTCTATAGATTGTGTAAAGTCATGATGGTTTTCAAATCTTCACATATTTGATCAAAAAATACTATTGTGAAatctgtatatttaaaagcaatAAATATGATGAATATTTATGAAAATGTTGCTGACTTTGTTTTTAagaacacacacatgcacaaaatGCATCACAATTTGACATGTTTATTAGCATAATTTGCatacaaaatgtaaatttacAGGCTGGATCTTCCCCATTCTCAGTGTTTGATGTTTGTCTGGTCCCTGTACACAACCTGAAAGTCAAAGAAACACATACATCAGTTATTAGTGTATCagacatgttttgtgtgtgtgtgtgttgtgtgtgtgtgtgtgtgtgtgtgtgtgtgtgtgtgtgtgtgtgtgtgtgtgtgtgtgtgtacctctGTTCACTCCACACATATCATCACTCCAGTTTCTTTGGGTTGTTGACAGCAACATAATGATATAAAACCACCAGAAGAAAGAGCGATACCCCCAACATGTTGGCAAATATCGCCAGCTGCACGTCTGTCACCATCacgctgaaaaaaaaaaaaaggcatgaCCCTC
The Paramisgurnus dabryanus chromosome 1, PD_genome_1.1, whole genome shotgun sequence genome window above contains:
- the ost4 gene encoding dolichyl-diphosphooligosaccharide--protein glycosyltransferase subunit 4: MVTDVQLAIFANMLGVSLFLLVVLYHYVAVNNPKKLE